ACGGACAGGCGGTGCGAGAACGCGTCGGTCGTGCGGGAAGGTGTCGTGTTTGGCATTGAGGCGAGTCGGGCGCTGTCGGCCGCCATGTGCCGCTGCGCTGCTCGCGGGCGGTACGGCGCGGTTGACAACGTTCGGCATAATTTTCGGTAGCGGGCACTTTAACATCTCGCCAGAACGGCTGCTTGAGGCCGCTTCGGCGGCTGTTTTGCCCACCTTCGCCAGGCTGTGTCTCGCCCCGCCGAGCCTTGCCTGTCATGCCCGCGAGCGCTTTTGGCGCCGTTAGCCGCCGCGCGCCGCGCCCATCCGGTCCGCCACTTCATTCCACAGATGCATCGCCGCGTACGCACGCCACGGCCGCCAGATGTCGGTGCGACTGCGCTGCTGCGTGGGCCGCGCGAGCGAGGGATCGCGTGCGCAGATCGATTGCATCAGCACGAGATCCCATGCGGGCCACGCGTCGGCGTCACGCCACGCGCGCATCGCAACGTACTCGACGGTCCACGGTCCGATCCCCGGCAACGCGAGCAAGGCGGCGCGCAACGCGGTGGTGTCGGCCGTGGTGCTGTCGACCGGCACATCGCCGGTGGCGACCGCATGCGCGAAACCCTGCAACGCCGCTACGCGTTTACCCGGCATGCCGATCTGCGCGAGATCGACTGCGGCCAGTGCGGCGGGCGTCGGAAATCGCCATGCGGTGTTCTCGTGCGGATGCCCGTCGATGCGCTGCCCTGCCCGCTGCACCAACCGGCCGATGATCGTGGTCGCCGCCTTCACGCTGACCTGCTGACCGACGATCGCCCGCACCACCAGTTCGAAGCCGGACCACGCACCCGGCACGCGCAAACCCGGAACGGCGTCGACGAGCGGCGCAAGCCAGGGATCGGCGGAGAGTTCGGCGCCGATCTTCTTCGGATCGGCGTGCAAATCGAACATCCTCGCGATGGGCACGGCAAGCGCGTTGGCGTGACGGCTCACGGGCCCGTCGATGCTCGCCACCAGACAGCGCTTGCGCGGATGCATGTGCACGCTGAGCGTGCCGCTGTCGCCGGCCCAATCGATCGCGCGGCGATACGCGCCGTCTTCCACGGCTTCGACGCCGGGCGTCGCGCGTCCACCGAAAAAACGCAGCAGACGCGGCCAGTCGAATGGCGCTTTGAACGGCAATTCCAGCGTGGCGACTTCGTCGATCGTGCTCATGCGGCGTGATTCAGTTTGTTGGAAGCGAGGCGGGTGGACGAGTCGATGCCGGCGTCAGCATCGACGAGTGCGGGCTCGCAACGCTCGCGCGACGCGGCCGAACCGCCAGCGGCATGCAACGCCTCATTGTCGAGCAACGCGGCCTTGCGCGGCAAACCCCAGCGATAACCCGCCAGCGCCCCACCCTTTTGCACCACGCGATGACACGGAATCGCCAATGCCACCGGATTCGTCGCGCACGCGCTCGCCACCGCACGCACCGCGCGCGGCGAACCGACCGCTTCGGCGATGTCCGAATAGCTGCGCGTCTCGCCGTACGGAATGCGCCGCAGCGCCTCCCAGACGCGCTGGCGGAACGCCGTCGCGGCGATGTCGAGCGGCAGATCGAAGTCATGTCGCGTGCCGTGCAGATATGCGTCGATCTGCGCGACGAACGGTGCGAGCCGCTCGGGGTCTTCCTGCAACTCGGCGTTGGCGAATTCGTTTTGCAGATCCTCGGCGAGGATCGCTTCGTCGTCGCCGAAACCGATCTTGCAGATGCCCTTGTCCGTCGCGGCGACCAGCACGAAACCGAGCGTCGTCGATGCGCACGCATAACGCACCGTCAGCCCCGCGCCCTTGCGCCGATACGCGGACGGCGCCATGCCGAGTTCCGCCGACGCGCTGTCGTACATCCGCGACGGTGAGCCGAAGCCGGCGTCGAGCGTGGCGCGCGTGACGTCGGCGCCGCTTTGCAGCGCGTCGCGCAGGGCCGCGCCGCGTTGCGCGGCCTGGTATTGCCGCGGCGAGACGCCCACCACGCGCTTGAACAGGCGCTGCAGGTGAAACGGACTGACGTGCACGGCGTCGCTCAATTGCGCGAGCGTCAGGCGCTGCTGCGGATCGGCGTCCAGCGCGGCGCAGGCGCGGTTGACGATCTCCAGCTCGCGCGGCAGGCCGCCAGGCTGACAGCGCTTGCAATCGCGAAATCCGGCAGCGCGGGCGTCGGCGACATCGGTGAAAAACGCGACGTTCTCGCGACGCGGCTGGCGCGACGCGCACGACGGGCGGCAAAACACGCCGGTGGTTTTGACGGCGTAGAAGAACGCGCCGTCGGCTTGCGGCTCGCGGCGGGTGACGGCTTCCCAGCGATCGTCGTCGGAAGACCAGGCGTCGGCGTGGGGGGATGAATTGGCTGTATGGCGGTTCATGACGGGTTCCAGTCAGGCAGTGTCGATGATTAGCAATGTAGGCCGCCTGGCCCTACGCTACGCCCCGGTTCTTGCTCTGTCATTGCGCTTCCTCGTAGGCCCGAACGCCCGTCAGGCGGTCGTTTTGCCGCAAACTGCGACAATTTGGCCCAATATCGGGTTTTCCCTTAAAAAGTTATTGCGTCGCACCAACCCTGTGTGTATATTAGTCCCTGTCTCCTCCATGTCTCCTCCTGATATGGATTCAGCCCGCTCCACATTGAGCGGGCTTTTTTTCGTCCGTCGTTTCCGCATCGAGTCGTGATCCGCCCCTGCTGATTTCGGATCGCACGGCGCACGCGCTTCTCTCTACACTGGCGATTCCTTTGTTTTGCGAATCAGACGAGGAGCGTCCACGATGAAAATCCACATTCGCGAAATCGACCACGTCGTCATCCGGGCGACCGACGCCCAGGCGCTGGCGCGCTTTTACTGCGACGTGCTTGGTTGCAGCCTCGAGAAGGAACAGCGCGATCTCGGCTTGACGCAATTGCGCGCGGGACGTTCGCTGATCGACCTGTTGCAGGTCGGCGCGCGGCTCGACCATGCCGAGAATGGCGTGCCGGGCGCGGGAAGGAACATGGATCACCTGTGTCTACGCGTCGAACCGTTCGACGCCGATGCGCTCAAGGCGCATCTCAGTGAACGCGGAGCGCGGCTAGGCGAGTTTGGACTGCGCTATGGTGCGGACGGCTTTGGGCCGTCGCTGTATCTGTTCGATCCAGAGGGCAATATGGTCGAACTTAAAGGGCCGCCCGAAGCGGCGCGCGCGACATCGCTTTAATCAATGCTCGATGGCCGGGTCGAGCGCGGCGGGCCAACCGGGCGTTCATACTATGCGCGGTTGCCTTCAGGCCAACGCGGGACGCCGCCGCCCTTGCCCACCACGACTTCAAACGTTCGCGGGCGCCTTCAACACCGTCCAGTCGATCTTGACTGCATCGGCGTCGGCGCTGCCGAGCCATGCTTCGCCGTCCTGAACCGTGCATTGCAGGCGCATGGTCCGCTCCGCCAGCGAGCCGAGCGATGCGGCCACGTCTTCGCCGAGCGTCCACACGGTCACGTTGCGCATCCGCTCCACCTTGTTGCGCACGCCTTGCCACCAGATGTCCGAGGTCCGGCCGCCGTAGGCGACCACGATGACCTCGTTCGAGCGGCCGCTCGCCTTCGCGATGCGCCGTTCATCCGGTTGGCCGACCTCGATCCAGGTTTCGATCGCGCCGGTCAGATCTTTTTCCCACAGATCCGGCTCGTCGACGTCCGACAAACCTTTGCAGAATTCGAGGCGCTCCTGCGCGAACAGCGCGAACGCGGCGACACGGACCATCATCCGTTCGTCGGTTTCGGAGGGATGGCGGGCGATCGTCAGCGAGTGGTCGGCGTAGTAGTGCCGGTCCATGTTGGCGATCTGCAGTTCCGCCTTGTAAATCGTCGATTTGAGAGCCATGCCGTTGCTAAACCAGGCGCTCGCTCCACCGGAGCGAACTGAAAAAGAATCGTCGACGGCGCGTTGCCGTTTTCCGTGTTTGTTGTACATCGTCTGTTCCTCCCGCGCCGTCAGCCGGTCGCCGATACCACGAGAGAAGCATTTATTGCGCCACAGGCGGCGCGAAGGCGTGCCGACGATGTCGCCGGCGGCATCCCATATGGCCTCGCGTGCTGCGCAGGCCGCGGGGGAAAGCGAAATGAGCCGGCGCGTGATGATACCGAATGTATCTATCCTGTACCGTGAATCGCCCGGAATATGCGCCGCGATCCGTGCCGTTGGCGCCGATGCGTCACTTCGGCAGGTAAAACCGCCAACACTTAGCGTTGTGCGAATAGCCGAGAGATGGTCGGAATATTGTGTGCATGATCGCAATTTGCGACGAAATTGCGCCGATCGGGGAAAACATAGGAGGAAAGGCCTGCGTTGGCTACTGCCTCTACTGCCTCGGTGGAAGCGGAACACGCGTTATGAGGGCAATTTCCCGCAACGTCCAATCTGTTTCATCTTCGAGAAAGCCGCCCGGACGTCAGCACAAGCGGCGAAATGCATAAGCGGTCACGAAAAATACTCGCACAAAAACAAATCGGCCGGACATGTCATGTCCGGCCGATTCAGTACTCACGCGTTCTCACTCTCCGATTTAAAAAAACCGGAGCAGCTATTCCAACTGCGCACAACCTCATTCCGGCATTAAGCCGGAATGACGGCGTTCAGCTAATTGCCGGTTTATTGCTTGATAAACCGGTCGTTTGCCCAAAGGCCTTCCGTGTCGCTATTGCCTGAATTCACGAATTCGACGTCATGGCCGACCACGCGGACCACGCGGAAGCTCGAGTTTTCAGGCGTCGATACGCACTGATAGCCGGAGAAGAATTCCTGCATCTTCTGCTGTTCGCCCGCCTGTGCGTGCTGGTCGGCGGCGTCGAGCTTATCCTTCGACAAACAGCCGTACGCATTGGCTTTGAACTGGATGGTTTGCTGCGGCTTGATCATGACGTCTTGCGCCTGAACAGCGGCGGCTGCCAAACCCGCAATGGCGAAAACAAGGGCGATTCGCGTTTTCATATTTTCCTCCGGTGCGGGTCGCAATACTCAGGTTAGCTATGTATTTAACAATAACGTCGCACCCGCATCTCGCACTTTAGGAGAATGGTGAAGAACGACAAGCACATCTTGTGTGCGGTCGCAACAGTGGCGAATTGTCGCAGCATGCGTCGCCCGTGCTTAAACATTGATCAGCTGCTTAAATGGCCCGGACTGTGATGGATTACTAAGCGACGGCGAGGGCGCACCGCTTTAACCAGTAAAGCTTTGCGGTGCGTATTGGCGTAAACGAGCAGCACCAATTAAGTGAATTACTACAATTTAATCGGCGGCTTGGTGCATTGCACACAAAGTCATTCGGCCGATCAAAGCAAAATCGCGAAATAACGGTGTACGTGCAGAAGATAAACGATGCCAGGCCGATTCACGGGCGACCTGAGCCCGTGTCGATGCAGACTCGCGGGTGTTACTTCAACCGCTGCCGGGACGCGAAGAACTCCGACTGGAACAGGCACATGCGCAGCGCATTGTGATAGCTGCCGTTGCCGAAAAACTCCTCGATCAGCTCGGCCTCGTGCCGGAAGCCGCATTTTTCGTAGACGTGAATCGCAGCCGTATTGGACTTGTCGACGATCAGATAGACCTTGCGCAGATTCAGCACGGAAAACGCGTAGTCGGTTGCGAGTTGCGTCGCGATGGTCGCGTAACCGCGTCCTTGCGCGTGCGGCGCGATGATGATCTGAAACTCGCCGCGCCGGTGAATGTAGTCCAGCTCGATCAATTCGACGACGCCGACCGTTTGGCCTTCGTTATCGATCGCCACGAAGCGGCGCTCGCGCAGGTCGTGCACGTGCTGATCGTAAAGCTGGGTCAGTTCGGAGAAGGTTTCGTACGGCTCCTCGAACCAGTAACGCATGATCTTCGCGTTGTTGTTCACTTCGTGGACGAAGCGCAGATCGGTGCGCTCGAGCGGGCGCAAGGTGAGGTCGCTGCTGCGTTCGGTGGTCATTGGATTCCCCTTGAGAATTTATTGGTTTGAGCGGCGTGGCCAGTGACGGCCATGCGCGATGCAAGTTCTGGTTAGTCACGGGGCGCGGCGGGGAGTTCTTTCCGCATCGCAGGACACGACGGTACGACGCGTGGGCGAGCCGAGGCGCCACGCGGGTTTGGCTGTCAGGCGGCGGCGCGTTGTCGCAGGCGTGCCGCCACACGTTTTCGCGCATCGCGGCGGGGTTCGGGAACGGGCGGTGCTCTACAATGAAATCATGCTCTGGCAAACGGAGGCCACCGTGATCGAGCATTGGATTCTGGGCATTTTTCTGATTATTCCGCTGCTGATCGTCGCGTTTCTTTTCACCGACGAATTGTGGCAGGAACATCGGCATCTGCATGACATGCGCCCCATGCACCTGAAGCCTCGCCGCATCGACTGGCGACATCCGCTGCGGCGGACGCGGCATCGGCTGTGAGGGCGGGCGGTCGAACGTGAACGTATCAGCCGCTCGATCCGCCGAACTCGCCCGATATACCGACCTTCTGAGGTGCCGCGCTGCACGATTCGACCGTGCCGTTTAGAATGGCGGCCCGTTGAACAGGAGGTTGTGTGCGCAAACTGATGTCCTTGATGCTGCTGGCAGCGACCGCTGTCGCTTTCGTGCCGGCCACTGCCGAAGCGCATTCGCGCGTGGTGTGCAAACGCGTGTGGGTGCACGGTCGTGTGGTGAAACGCTGCCGCCGCGTGCCGGTACCGCACCATCACCATCATCGTCGTCCGCCGCCGCATCATCGTCCGGCGCCGTATCACCCTTGATGCAGCAGAAACCCGCCATGCGCGGGTTTTTTTACGCGTGACGCGGGGCAGCGCGGCGACGGGTGCCGCCCAGTAAGGGCGTTGCAGGGCTGCGCGGAGCAGCAGCAGCAACCCTCAGCGAACGGCCATGGCGCCCGCCCGCGCCAATGCGCACCGCCAATAAAAAAGCCTGCCGTTTCGGGCAGGCTGAAAAGAGATCCACACTCAATGCCTTGCGGGTACAAGGCAGAAGCAAGTCTAGCCGTTGAACGCGCGCCGCTGGTTTCATCGGCCATTACAGTTATTACCGCGCAATACTTGGCGGCCCGTGGCTGCGTGTAGAGCGGCCTTGAACGACGGACCAGGCGACCGCCCATCACGCCGCGCATCGCCCAACCCGCGTCAGTCCGCCCGCCAATGTGCGCGAATCCGTCTCGCCAGCGCTTCGAGCGTGTCGGCATCGGCGACATCGCGGGCATGCATGCGCAGCGGCTGGCCTTCCCAACGCGGAATGACATGGAAATGCACGTGCGGCACCGTCTGGCCCGCCGCCGCACCATTGAACTGACCGATGAACACGCCATCCGGCTTCAGCGCCGCGCGAACGGCGATCGCGAGCTTCTGCGTCATGCGCATGCAGGCCACCGTGGACGCGTCCGACAAATCGAAAATCTCGGCCGCCGCTTCCTTCGGCACCACCAGCAAATGGCCGTCGGCCTGCGGCATCAGGTCCATGAAGGCGAGCGCCGCGCTGGTTTCCGCGACCTTGATGCAAGGTAATTCGCCGCGCAGAATTCTCGCGAAGGGATTGCCGTTGTCGTAGTTCATCGCGCGTCCTTTCCGGTTTGCTGGGGACAGAGAGGGAAATGCCGTCTTCGTCGTCATTATCCGCTTCGTCTGTTACAGCGCGCGGGCGGTTCGCTGAACTCAGTCGCTCACCGCGACCTGATTTTTGCCGTCGCGTTTCGCGCGGTAGAGGCCGACGTCGGCGGCTTCGATCAGTTTCGTCACCGGCTCGGCGACCGAGGGCACCAGCGTCGCCGCGCCGATGCTGATCGTCACCACGCCGCTGGCCGACCCCGAGTGCGGAATCGCGAGATGCTCGATCGCGATGCGGATCTTCTCCGCCAGCAGCCGCAAGCCACCCGCCGACGTGCCCGGCAGCACCACCGCGAACTCCTCGCCGCCGAAGCGCGCGGCAAGATCCGGCGAGCGGCCGAGGCACGCCTCGACGGTATGCGCGACGCGCTTGAGCACTTCGTCGCCGGCAACGTGGCCATAGGTGTCGTTGTAGGCCTTGAAGTTATCGACGTCGATCATCAGGAAGCCGAGCACGGACTTGTCGCGCGTGCCGCGACGCCATTCGGCGGCGAGGTACTGATCCAGATAGCGGCGGTTCGACAGACCGGTCAGGCCGTCCGAATGCGTGAGCCGCTGCAGTTCCAGATTGGTGGCGAGCAGTTGCTGTTGCGACTGCCGCAGCGCCTGATACGCTTCGTCGCGTTGCAGCAGGTTCAGATACGAGCGCGAGTGGTAGCGAATCCGCGCGATCAGCTCGATGCGGTCCGGCAGCTTCACCAGATAGTCGTTGGCGCCGGCCGCGAACGCCGCGCTCTTCACCAGCGGTTCTTCCTTGGTGGACAGCACGATGATCGGGATGTCGCGCGTGGACGGATTCTGCCGGTACTGACGCACCAGCGTGAGGCCGTCGGTGCCCGGCATCACGAGGTCCTGCAGGATCACCGTGGCGCGCGTTTCATCCGCGCAGCGCACCGCTTCTTCCGGCGACGCGCAGTAGTGAAAATCCACGCTCGGCTCGCCGGCCAGCGCCATCCGGATCGCCTCGGCGACGATCGCCTGGTCGTCGACCAGCAACACCATGATCGGACACTCGGATGCGGGCGGGTTGCCGAGAATGCGCGCCAGCGCGTCGTCGATCGCGAGGTTGTGGGCCTGCTCCGCGGCCAGCGCCAGCGTGTGTCCGTTCGCGTCGTCGTCTTCCGCGATGTCGTGCGCGGTAGCGTTCTGATGCGGTTTAGGAGTGTCCATGTCGTTCAGCCAGAATGAATGTCGTTGAATCAAAACGTGCCCAGATGCGCTCGCGCCGACAGTGTGCGCCTATCGCGGCCGGATCGCCGTGTCGAGCGCAGCGGCGATGCGCGGCAACGGCAGGATCGCGGCGGCGGCATCGAGCGCCGCGGCGGCTTTCGGCATGCCGTACACCGCACACGTCGCCTCGTCCTGGGCAATGGTGTGATAGCCCTTGGTGCGCATCGCCTTGAGCCCGATCGCGCCGTCGCGGCCCATGCCGGTCAGCAGTACGCCGACGGCGCGCGCCGGCCAGCGCGCCACCACGCTCTGGAAAAAGACGTCGACGGAAGGACGGTACGGCGTTTCTTCCGGTACCCGCGTGTAGCCGAGTACGTTGGGCAGCTTCAGGTGCAGATGATCGTCGGTGGCGGCGAGCAGGACGACGCCCGCCTGCGGCCGGTCGCCCTCGCGCGCAATCCGCACCGGTATCGCCGATTGCTGGTTCAACCAGTCCGCCATGCCGGCCGCGAAGGCCGCGTCCACGTGCTGCACGATCACCGTCGCGGCCGGGAAATCCTTCGGCAAGCCGGCCAGCAGCGTGGCGAGCGCGGCGGGCCCGCCCGCCGATGCGCCGATCGCCACCAGCGGCGTATCGCGATTCGTCGCGCTGGCCGGTGTCGCGGCCAGCGTCGCGCCGGGGCCGTTGCGCTCCTTGACGAGCGCACCGATGCGGTCGATTTTCGCGATCAGCATGGCGATGCTCTTGTGCGCGTCCGGACCGCTCAGCGACGGCGTATCGACAGCGTCGAGCGCGCCCGCGCCCATCGCCTCGTAGACGCGCCACGCATTCGCGCCGACGTCGACGGTCACGATCAGGATCGCGCATGCCGCACGCGCCATGATGCGGCGCGTGGCTTCGATCCCGTCGACGTTCGGCATGACCAGATCCATCAGCACGATGTCGGGCCGCTGCGCGACGCAGAAGTCCACCGCCTGCTGGCCGTCCTGCGCGACCCAGAGCACCTCGTAGTCTTGGCGCGCCGCAAGCGCGCGGCGCAACGCCTCGATGGCGAGCGGCATGTCATTGACGATTCCGATTTTCATTCGTTTGCCCCCGTGCTCAGCCGTAAGCCTCGCCAATCAGATCACGCACTGCGTCGAGCAGTGCTTCGTCGTGAAAACTGCCTTTTGCCAGATAGTAGTCCGCGCCCGCATTCAAGCCGGCGCGGCGATCTTCTTCGCGATCTTTGTATGACACGATCATCACCGGCAACGACTGCAACTGCGGATCGCGCTTGATCAGCGTGACCAGTTCGATGCCGTCCATGCGCGGCATGTCGATGTCGGTGATGACGAGATCGAAACGCTCGCCACGCACCGCATTCCAGCCGTCCATGCCGTCGACGGCGATCGTCACGTCGTAGCCGCGCGTGGCGAGCAGCTTGCGCTCGAGCTCGCGCACCGTGAGCGAATCGTCGACCACCAGCACGCGACGCGTGGCGCGCTGCGCGGTGCGCGCCACGCCGTGCTGCGTGTGCTTCAGTTCGCCGCCCGCGACGAGCCGCTCGACCGAGCGCAGCCAGTCTTCGACATCGGCGATCAATACGGGATCGCCGTTTTCCATCAACGCGCCGGCGGTGATGTTGCGCACCTTGCCCAGACGCGGATCGAGCGGCTGCACGACCAGCATCCGTTCACCGAGGAAGCGGTCCACCACCACGCCGTACGTGTTCGGACCGTCGCCGATCACGATCATGCTGACGCTGTCTTTTTGATCGGCAGGCGGCGCGGTGTCGAGAATCTGATGCGCGGTCACCACGCCGATGCGCCGGCCGCCGAACGCGATGTGCTGATGGCCTTCGAGCAGCTCGATGTCCGCGCGGCTCACGTGCAGCGTGCGATTCACGTGCGCGAGCGGTACCGCGTACGGCTCGTCCGCGACTTCGATCAGCAGACTGCGGATCACCGACAGCGTCAGCGGGAGTTGCAACTGCACGCGTGTGCCGAAGCCAGGCTCGTGCATGATGCGCACCGTGCCGCGCACGCGTTTGACGACGTCGTGCACCGCGTCGAGCCCGACGCCGCGGCCGGACACCTCGGTGACCTGCTCGCGCAGCGAAAAGCCGGGCAGCAGCAGGAATTCGAGCAGTTCGGCTTCGGACAGACGCGCGGCGGTCTCGTCGCTCGCCAGCTTCTTGCGCACGATCGACGCGCGCAAGGCGTCGAGATCGATGCCGGCGCCATCGTCGGAGACGGTGATGAGCAGCGCGCCGGCCGTGTGGCGGGCGTCGAGCGTGAGCGTGCCTTCCTCGGGCTTGCCGCGCGCGATGCGCACGGCGGGCGCCTCGATGCCGTGATCGAGCGCGTTGCGCAGCATGTGGCCGAGCGGCGCTTCGAGCAGGTCGAGAATGTCACGGTCCACCTGCGTCGATTCGCCGACCAGTTGCCAGCGCACCTTCTTGCCGAGCGAACGCGCGACGTCGCGCACCATGCGCGCGAGGCCACCGGTACCGTCGCCGAAGGGGCGCATCCGGCATTGCAGCGCGGCGTCGTAGAGCTGCTGCGACAGATGCGTCGAGCGACGGTCGAAGCCTTCGAGATCGGCGAGCCGCTCGGCCACCAGTTGCTGCGATTCGGCGGTGAGCCGGCGGACTTCTTCGAGCGCCACTTGCGCGCGCGGGTCGAGCTTGAGGTCGGCGAGCGTTTCGTGCAGTTGATCGAGCGCGCGCGTGCCGTCGCGCTGGATGCGCTTGATGCGCAGCATCGATTGCGCGAAGGGTTTCAGCCAGCGCGATTCGACCAGCGATTCGCCGGACAGCGAGAGCAGGCGGTCGAGGTTGTCGGCGCGTACGCGGAGCATGCGGCCGGGCTCGGTGCCGGTGGTGCCGGTGGTGCTTGCGGATGGTGCGACGTGCGGAGTGGGCGCGTCGTTCGTGGTGCTCGCGCGGGTCGAGGGAGAGGGCGTGCCTGCGGCGATTGTCGAGGACGCAGCAATGTCCGATGACAGCAGTGTGTTTGTCTCGCTGACGACGGCGCTTCCGGATTCAACCGGCGCGTTCGTGGGCTCCGCCGTGTTAGCTTTGGCTTCGTTGCGCAACGCTTCAGCCAGTGCATTGAACGCGGCATCCGGGTCCGCTGCCGCCGGGCTGACCACTGTCGATCCCGCGCCATTCCGGCTCGCCGCGCCATGCGGCACCACGCCCGTCATCCGGGCATGCAAGGCCGCCACGCAGGCGCTCACCGCCTCGCGCGCCGCTTCCTCTTCCTCATTGCCGATGCGCGCGATGATGTCCACGCCGCGCAGCAATTCATCGATCCATGCCGCGTCGAGCAGCGCGCGTCCTTCCTGCGCCGCCACGAAACACTCCTCCATTTCGTGCGCGAGCTCGACGCCGACCGGCACGCCGACGATCCGCGCGGCGCCCTTGAGCGAATGCGCGGCCCGCATGCAGGCTTCGAGCGCGGCAGCATCGGCTGGCGAGCGGTCGAGTGTCAGGAGGCCGTCATTGAGCACGCGTGCCTGGGTGCGCGCTTCCTCGCGGAACAGATCGAGCAGCGACGGGCGGTGTGGATCGTCCGTCATCCGAGACTCCGGTTCAAGGTGTCGAAGAGCGCGTCGGCGTCGAGCAGGCCGACGCTCACGCCGCGCCACGGCGCGACCGCGCGCGTGTGCGCGGCAGCCGCCTGCGACAGCGTGGCGGGCGGCGGACCGAACGTGGCGGTCGCCATGCGGTGCACGCCGTCGACCTGATCGACGGGAAACACCGCGTGTTCTTCCGCGCGCGACACCACCAGCAGACGCGGCAGATCGTGACGCGCGCGCTCGTCGCGCGGGTCGTGCGGAGCGCGCGCGGCCGCCGACGAATCGAAGCCGAGCAGATGCGCAAGCGACAGGCACACCAGCAATTCGCCTTGCACGTTCACCACACCCAGCACCGCGCGATGCTGCCGGTGCGGCAGCGTGTGAATCGGCCGCGTCTGCACGATGCGTT
The sequence above is a segment of the Paraburkholderia sp. D15 genome. Coding sequences within it:
- a CDS encoding hybrid sensor histidine kinase/response regulator — encoded protein: MTDDPHRPSLLDLFREEARTQARVLNDGLLTLDRSPADAAALEACMRAAHSLKGAARIVGVPVGVELAHEMEECFVAAQEGRALLDAAWIDELLRGVDIIARIGNEEEEAAREAVSACVAALHARMTGVVPHGAASRNGAGSTVVSPAAADPDAAFNALAEALRNEAKANTAEPTNAPVESGSAVVSETNTLLSSDIAASSTIAAGTPSPSTRASTTNDAPTPHVAPSASTTGTTGTEPGRMLRVRADNLDRLLSLSGESLVESRWLKPFAQSMLRIKRIQRDGTRALDQLHETLADLKLDPRAQVALEEVRRLTAESQQLVAERLADLEGFDRRSTHLSQQLYDAALQCRMRPFGDGTGGLARMVRDVARSLGKKVRWQLVGESTQVDRDILDLLEAPLGHMLRNALDHGIEAPAVRIARGKPEEGTLTLDARHTAGALLITVSDDGAGIDLDALRASIVRKKLASDETAARLSEAELLEFLLLPGFSLREQVTEVSGRGVGLDAVHDVVKRVRGTVRIMHEPGFGTRVQLQLPLTLSVIRSLLIEVADEPYAVPLAHVNRTLHVSRADIELLEGHQHIAFGGRRIGVVTAHQILDTAPPADQKDSVSMIVIGDGPNTYGVVVDRFLGERMLVVQPLDPRLGKVRNITAGALMENGDPVLIADVEDWLRSVERLVAGGELKHTQHGVARTAQRATRRVLVVDDSLTVRELERKLLATRGYDVTIAVDGMDGWNAVRGERFDLVITDIDMPRMDGIELVTLIKRDPQLQSLPVMIVSYKDREEDRRAGLNAGADYYLAKGSFHDEALLDAVRDLIGEAYG
- a CDS encoding chemotaxis protein CheW produces the protein MADLQTASFDDCWNRIGVRGDSSCERLTEYVRCLNCPVFEAAASRLLDRPIPRVDLAQHVARVGAHASHDSQNASESFLVFRIGDEWLALPTPVFKRIVQTRPIHTLPHRQHRAVLGVVNVQGELLVCLSLAHLLGFDSSAAARAPHDPRDERARHDLPRLLVVSRAEEHAVFPVDQVDGVHRMATATFGPPPATLSQAAAAHTRAVAPWRGVSVGLLDADALFDTLNRSLG